The genomic segment AGCTAAGGTAGTGATTACATCAATTATACCTTTATCAAAAAACTGTACCTCATCTATAGCAATAACTTGTGTATCCGCATCTAAGAGCTGCAACATCTGTGCGCTATCCTTAACCGGAACTGCATCTACCTTAGTTCCGGAGTGAGACACCACGTCTCCCCTGCTGTATCTATTGTCAATTTCAGGTTTAAAAACCTGCACTTTCTGTCTTGCAATTTTAATTCTTCTTATCCTACGTATAAGCTCCTCAGACTTCCCGCTGTACATAGGCCCTATAATAACTTCCACCCAGCCATGATTTTTTGGTCCGTACATATTTTTCCCTCCAATTTGTTAATCCATGTTTTAAAAGCATAGCTTTAAGTATGCCTTATAATTTTATGGCAAATCTTACACATGTTTTTTTACTTTAATATATTTTTATTCTTATTGACTTAATTATTAATTATATGATAAAATTAAAGAGTTGACAATACGGGTATATATTTTTTTTTGAAAGAGGTGAAAAATATGCAAGAAGCAATACATCCAGAATACCATCACGACACAGTTGTTAAATGCGCATGTGGAAACACTTTTACTACAGGATCTACTAAACAAGAACTTAAAGTAGACGTATGTTCTAATTGCCATCCATTCTACACTGGTAAGCAAAAGAATATTGATGCCGGTGGAAGAGTTGATAGATTCATGAAGAAATTTAACATAAAAAACGAAGATGCAGAATAATATATTAATGGAAAAGATTTAATTATCTTTTCCATTTTTTTAATTATACTAATTTAAAAATTATGTTATCTAGCTAATAATTCAAAATTCTTATTTATCATCTCAAAAAATTCATTATTACTCTTTGTTGTAGCTAATAAATTTAGGAGTTTTTCTGTTACACCTAATGCATTACCTTCTCTATACATTATCTTCCTTAAATTATATATAGTCTCCATTTCAATCTTAGTAAGCAATAAATCTTCTCTTCTTGTCCCTGATTTATAAATATCTATCGCTGGGAATATTCTTCTTTCTTGAAGTTTTCTATCTAAGTGAACTTCCATATTTCCTGTACCCTTGAATTCCTCAAAAATCATATCATCCATTCTACTTCCTGTTTCTACCAAAGCAGTAGCAAGAATTGTCAAACTTCCACCCTCTTCTATATTTCTAGCCGCTCCAAAAAATTTCTTTGGCATCAAAAGTGCACTAGGATCGAGTCCTCCGGATAGAGTTCTTCCTGAAGGGGTCACAGTTAAATTGTAAGCTCTAGAAAGCCTAGTTAAACTATCTAATAGAATAACTACATCTTGGCCTTGTTCTACCATTCTTTTAGCTCTCTCAAGAACCATAGAAGCTACTTTTGTATGATGATCTGGTTCTTCATCAAAAGTTGAATAAATAACTTCACCATTAATAGATCTCTGCATATCAGTAACTTCCTCAGGCCTTTCATCTATTAAAACAACAATTAGTTTTACTTCTGGGTGATTTATAGAGATACTGTTAGCGATTTTTTTAAGAAGTGTTGTTTTTCCCGCCTTTGGCTGTGCTACAATTATGCCTCTCTGCCCTTTTCCTATAGGAGAAATAATATCCATCATTCTCGAAGACAAATCAGTTGCACATGTTTCTAGTGTCAATCTTTGAGTTGGATAAATCGGAGTTAACTTTTCAAAAGGTCTTCTACCTACAGCTCTGTCAGGATTTTCTCCATTTACTTGTTGTACATACAACAGAGCTTTAAATTTTTCACCCTCTTTAGGCGTTCTAACCTTACCTTCTACTTCATCACCTGTTTTTAAGTTAAATCTTCTAATTTGAGATGGCGAAACATATATATCGTCAGGGCCTGATAAGTAATTATTCCCTCTTAGAAACCCATAACTATTGTTTTCGATTATTTCCAGAACTCCTCTTGCCGATCCCGATTCATTTATCATTTCTTGTAATTTTTCTTTTTTATTTTCATTTTGATTTTTAAAACCTGTATCATGTTCTGAATTATTGGTAGCTTGAGTAGTTTGAATTGGGTTAATTTCGATTTGCTTCTCTGAATTTCCTATAATATTGTCTCCAGCTGTAGAAGTGTTTTTGGGACTTATTTTTTCTCTTAAAATAACTCCATCCTTTTGCATAGAAACTGGCGTTATCTTCTTTATTTCCTCAATTAATTCACTTTTTTTAAGTTTAGAAATATTTTTAATGCCGAGTTCTTTGCAATGTTCCCGCAGCTCGACTACTGTCCTATTATCAAAATCTTTATTTATCAAAAATCTGCACCTCCGAAGGGTATTTCATATATAATATCTATTTAATAAATATCATGGGAATTTTAAAACGAGTCTACTATCCAATGAATTTTCTTGAAATGATATATTCTTTAAATTATATCCTATTTCACAATTTTAATCCAC from the Clostridium sp. CM027 genome contains:
- a CDS encoding thymidine kinase encodes the protein MYGPKNHGWVEVIIGPMYSGKSEELIRRIRRIKIARQKVQVFKPEIDNRYSRGDVVSHSGTKVDAVPVKDSAQMLQLLDADTQVIAIDEVQFFDKGIIDVITTLADSNKRVICAGLDMDFRGIPFGPIPTLLAVAEFVDKIQAICVVCGNPATRTQRLINGKPAKYEDPIVLIGATESYEARCRKCHIVPKEGV
- the rpmE gene encoding 50S ribosomal protein L31; this translates as MQEAIHPEYHHDTVVKCACGNTFTTGSTKQELKVDVCSNCHPFYTGKQKNIDAGGRVDRFMKKFNIKNEDAE
- the rho gene encoding transcription termination factor Rho, with product MINKDFDNRTVVELREHCKELGIKNISKLKKSELIEEIKKITPVSMQKDGVILREKISPKNTSTAGDNIIGNSEKQIEINPIQTTQATNNSEHDTGFKNQNENKKEKLQEMINESGSARGVLEIIENNSYGFLRGNNYLSGPDDIYVSPSQIRRFNLKTGDEVEGKVRTPKEGEKFKALLYVQQVNGENPDRAVGRRPFEKLTPIYPTQRLTLETCATDLSSRMMDIISPIGKGQRGIIVAQPKAGKTTLLKKIANSISINHPEVKLIVVLIDERPEEVTDMQRSINGEVIYSTFDEEPDHHTKVASMVLERAKRMVEQGQDVVILLDSLTRLSRAYNLTVTPSGRTLSGGLDPSALLMPKKFFGAARNIEEGGSLTILATALVETGSRMDDMIFEEFKGTGNMEVHLDRKLQERRIFPAIDIYKSGTRREDLLLTKIEMETIYNLRKIMYREGNALGVTEKLLNLLATTKSNNEFFEMINKNFELLAR